In a genomic window of Mycosarcoma maydis chromosome 5, whole genome shotgun sequence:
- a CDS encoding coatomer subunit delta (related to coatomer delta subunit (delta-coat protein)), protein MVILAASVSTRGGKPVISRQFRDMPRSRIEGLLASFPKLISAGSQHTSVETDAVRFVYQPLEDLYMILITNKNSNILQDIDTLHLFARVTSDICRSLDESSVLRYSFELLGAFDEIVSLGYRENVNLTQVRSILEMESHEEKIQEIIERNKEMEAKEELKRRAKQLEMQRRDAARRGQMGGNSGGFGSSGGYSSVQQRFEPPPTQAPVQTGFSSSSTSAAKPFKGKGMQLGKKSKGAELLGAMGGDLAAAAAAADEELTAAANAASASLAAAANAAPSSAVRAAPAASVAAIDPLDLLEPVQQEPVHVVVKERISITGNRDGGLESLEIKGDLLLKITDPSLAKVRLQLAPPEANNLVLAAGDLQFKTNPQIDKAAWSSDRIVAPRDARKPFPVNQSLGVLRWRMVTKDETALPLSINCWPSPNGEGGCDVNIEYELENEELGELRSVIIAIPLPAGSVPSVECPDGSWTVNDETNNLEWSLDSISSSNKSGSLEFSVTEGADNVDVFFPVVVDFVCEKTLCDVTVTNVVLADTGAPTTFSQQSVLSADNYVIA, encoded by the coding sequence ATGGTTATCCTCGCCGCTTCAGTCTCAACGCGAGGCGGAAAGCCTGTGATTAGCCGTCAGTTTCGTGACATGCCAAGGTCGCGCATCGAAGGCCTACTTGCATCCTTCCCAAAGCTCATCTCTGCCGGCTCCCAACACACTTCggtcgagaccgacgcCGTCCGCTTCGTCTATCAGCCGCTCGAGGATCTCTACATGATTCTCATCACTAACAAAAACTCAAACATCCTTCAGGACATCGACACGCTTCACCTCTTTGCCCGTGTCACTTCTGACATCTGCAGgtcgctcgacgagagctCGGTGCTTCGATATAGCTTCGAACTCCTCGGCGCCTTTGACGAGATCGTATCGCTCGGCTATCGGGAGAATGTGAATCTGACTCAGGTCAGGTCCATTCTCGAGATGGAGTCACATGAGGAAAAGATCCAAGAGATTATCGAGAGAAACAAGGAGATGGAGGCCAAGGAGGAGCTCAAACGTCGTGcaaagcagctcgagatgcagcgCAGAGATGCCGCTCGCCGTGGACAGATGGGCGGCAACTCGGGCGGGTTTGGCTCATCTGGTGGATATTCCAGTGTGCAGCAACGTTTCGAGCCACCACCCACACAGGCGCCCGTCCAGACCGGCttctcttccagctcgacctCTGCCGCTAAACCATTCAAGGGCAAAGGTATGCAGCTGGGCAAGAAGTCCAAGGGTGCCGAACTTCTTGGAGCCATGGGTGGCgatctggctgctgctgccgcggCTGCCGATGAAGAGCTCACCGCggctgccaacgctgcctccgcttcgctcgctgctgctgccaacgctgctccATCCTCCGCCGTCCGTGCTGCCCCAGCAGCGTCAGTGGCCGCTATCGACCCtctcgacttgctcgaaCCTGTTCAACAGGAGCCTGTgcatgtcgtcgtcaagGAGCGAATCTCGATCACGGGCAACCGTGATGGTGGcctcgaatcgctcgagATCAAGGGTGACCTCTTACTTAAGATTACCGACCCGTCCCTCGCTAAAGTGCGTCTTCAGCTCGCACCACCAGAGGCCAACAATCTTGTCCTTGCCGCCGGCGATCTTCAGTTCAAAACCAACCCACAAATTGATAAGGCTGCCTGGTCTTCTGACCGCATCGTCGCGCCACGAGACGCGAGGAAGCCTTTCCCCGTCAACCAGTCGCTCGGTGTCTTGCGATGGCGTATGGTTACCAAGGACGAGACCGCTTTGCCGCTCTCGATCAATTGCTGGCCCTCGCCCAACGGTGAAGGCGGATGCGATGTCAATATCGAGTacgagctcgagaacgAAGAGCTTGGAGAACTGCGTAgcgtcatcatcgccatccCGTTGCCAGCGGGATCGGTTCCTTCGGTCGAATGCCCCGATGGCTCCTGGACCGTCAACGATGAGACCAACAACCTTGAATGGAGCCTCGACAGCAtttcgagcagcaacaagtCTGGTAGCTTGGAATTCTCGGTCACAGAAGGCGCCGACAATGTCGATGTATTCTTCCCCGTTGTCGTCGACTTTGTCTGCGAAAAGACGCTCTGCGATGTGACTGTGACAAACGTCGTCTTGGCCGATACAGGCGCGCCCACCACTTTCTCGCAGCAATCGGTGCTGAGCGCCGACAACTATGTAATCGCCTGA
- a CDS encoding putative cytochrome-c oxidase chain VI precursor — MSFLTGAIRTAAVSTSARAVLLGRVAPVAVAQQVRGYAAHHEEESFDAFNTRYVGFFDAVEDLFELQRGLNNCFAYDLVPSPEVIESALRASRRVNDYSTAVRIFEGIKQKVENEGQYKQYVDALKGVREELGIQLKEELYSA, encoded by the exons ATGTCCTTCCTCACTGGAGCTATCCGCACTGCCGCCGTCAGCACCTCGGCTCGTGCTGTCCTCCTCGGTCGTGTCGCCCCTGTTGCCGTCGCTCAGCAGG TTCGTGGCTACGCCGCGCATCACGAGGAAGAGTCGTTCGACGCCTTCAACACGCGCTACGTTGGATTTTTCGATGCTGTTGAGGACCTctttgagctgcagcgtgGATTGAACAACTGCTTTGCTTACGACTTGGTTCCTTCGCCAGAGGTCATCGAGTCGGCTCTGCGTGCCAGCCGACGTGTCAACGACTACTCAACCGCCGTCCGCATTTTCGAAGGTATCAAGCAGAAGGTTGAGAACGAGGGTCAATACAAGCAGTACGTCGATGCTCTCAAAGGCGTCCGTGAGGAGTTGGGCATCCAGCTCAAGGAGGAGTTGTACTCTGCATAA